In the genome of Sphingomonas sp. BT-65, one region contains:
- a CDS encoding GFA family protein, translating to MKRIDVTVTGGCQCGAVRYRASAMLDNAHLCHCRMCQKAVGNLFAALVAAPNDALEWTRGTPAAFRSSEHVDRGFCAACGTPLYYRNLKGSRTNLTIGSLDDPAAFPPKTQMGTEARMPWFGDLPALEDIGATEAQDADWAAAIAASNRQAPDLD from the coding sequence ATGAAGCGCATCGACGTCACGGTAACGGGCGGCTGCCAGTGCGGCGCGGTCCGCTACCGGGCGAGCGCGATGCTCGACAATGCGCATCTCTGCCATTGCCGGATGTGCCAGAAGGCGGTGGGCAACCTCTTCGCCGCGCTAGTCGCCGCACCCAACGATGCGCTTGAATGGACCCGCGGCACGCCCGCCGCATTCCGCAGCTCCGAACATGTCGATCGCGGCTTCTGCGCAGCGTGCGGGACCCCGCTCTATTATCGCAACCTCAAGGGCAGCCGCACCAACCTCACCATCGGCTCGCTCGACGATCCCGCCGCCTTCCCGCCCAAGACGCAGATGGGCACCGAGGCGCGGATGCCGTGGTTCGGCGACTTGCCCGCGCTGGAGGATATCGGCGCAACCGAGGCGCAGGATGCGGACTGGGCCGCGGCCATCGCCGCGAGCAACCGGCAGGCGCCGGATCTGGATTGA
- a CDS encoding TonB-dependent receptor, translated as MRNHLLFGAAVAALVIPAAASAQQITSGIVGTVTDENGAPLAGANVTITDTRTGAERTLTTGSEGTFAATGLVTGGPYTVVAAAAGHEGQTVNDITTTLQGNTSLTFALASGGGEIVVTGSRVRATTLAVGPGTSFGAEVLAAAPSFNRDVRDVIRIDPRVSLDRDDGGSGQDRISCLGGNDRGNTFTVDGIPQSDIYGLNDTGFSSRSSTPLPYDAIRETQVQFAPFDVDYGQFTGCAINVITKSGTNEYTASAFYEYSDSDLRGTTVDGRPVARINPERRWGVALGGPIIKDRLFIYGAYEHHEAGQSQDDGPTGAGYANQQNGISLAQFNEIRQVLQSTYGIDTGDLVYSRDYTNDRYFVRADLQINDQHRLEATYQRLEESTVRPDDLFTGNSPQAIGANTFYKSGTVSDYYSGRLYSQWTDQFSTELRYSRSEIQDLQDPIGGGEAQSGNPIPRIIVGIDNATGNDGAVLAGPGISRSANDLRTTVEQYRAVAKLSAGNHNFKLGFELNKADLFNLFVQNATGTLVFRNINDLRAGLLSPGLGNNQTSTTPANVVSGQTEGAFGNFTSTGDVTSAAAAFDRSIYSAYLQDEWRATDALKVTGGVRIDWYDGGAPRHNPVFAQRYGFSNGNGFSKLEPMVLPRVGFTYDFNNEGLFSRSQLVGGVGIFSGGDPLVWFGNAFQNDGRGFATGNSQAAGCPAGQISVLSGGQFTGVPTCIRQNAIDLAAAGRGNTQSIDPDLKMSTVIRANLGFRTQLNFGESGFFSRWNANLDYIYSEYRNPFTLVDLAQTIDTRKGLNGYTIDGRPIYSAVDLLQTGCTGRLVNPGSPPVYANVNAACFTNTANRFDELMLTNSKGFRSHVASFLLSKNFEGGLIVENGSTWVSFGYAYTNSHDRRNMYNSTAGSNYDQTAAFDRQNPDSSPGFYQSKHNFTFATNFKNEFVADLATSFGFTFVARSGRPYSLTWTGGGAFNNTNSGNDNALVYIPTGANDPNISPLSNATAVADLVKFANSLDCAKKFIGRTVTRNSCTNDWYFDLDLTISQELPGPGRLFGRNDKIKLYGMFDNFLNFIDDSWNVQRRRNFYGVQDIASLGTTTVNGVSSVVDAQGRYIINGFTGGSYPNNGDTLAANSSFITDNAINVSSSVWRFKIGVSYEF; from the coding sequence ATGCGAAACCATCTGCTTTTCGGTGCGGCCGTCGCCGCGCTCGTGATTCCTGCCGCCGCGAGCGCGCAACAGATCACCTCGGGCATCGTCGGCACCGTGACCGACGAGAACGGCGCACCGCTCGCCGGCGCGAACGTGACGATCACCGACACCCGCACCGGCGCCGAGCGCACGCTGACCACGGGCAGCGAAGGCACCTTCGCCGCGACCGGCCTGGTCACCGGCGGTCCCTACACCGTCGTGGCGGCCGCCGCCGGCCATGAAGGCCAGACGGTCAACGACATCACCACCACCCTGCAGGGTAACACCAGCCTGACCTTCGCGCTCGCCTCGGGCGGCGGCGAGATCGTCGTGACCGGCAGTCGCGTTCGCGCGACCACGCTCGCGGTCGGCCCCGGCACCTCGTTCGGCGCCGAAGTCCTTGCGGCGGCGCCCAGCTTCAACCGCGACGTACGCGACGTGATCCGCATCGATCCGCGCGTCAGCCTCGACCGCGACGACGGCGGCTCGGGCCAGGACCGCATCTCGTGCCTCGGCGGCAACGACCGCGGCAACACCTTCACCGTCGACGGCATTCCGCAGAGCGACATCTACGGCCTCAACGACACCGGCTTCTCGTCGCGTTCGTCGACCCCGTTGCCCTATGACGCGATCCGCGAGACCCAGGTCCAGTTCGCGCCGTTCGACGTCGACTATGGCCAGTTCACCGGCTGCGCGATCAACGTGATCACCAAGTCGGGCACCAACGAATATACCGCCAGCGCCTTCTACGAATATTCGGACTCGGACCTGCGCGGCACTACCGTCGACGGCCGTCCGGTCGCCAGGATCAACCCGGAGCGGCGCTGGGGCGTGGCGCTCGGCGGCCCGATCATCAAGGACCGCCTGTTCATCTACGGCGCCTATGAGCATCACGAGGCCGGCCAGTCGCAGGACGACGGCCCCACCGGCGCAGGCTATGCCAACCAGCAGAACGGCATCAGCCTGGCGCAGTTCAACGAGATCCGCCAAGTGCTGCAGAGCACCTACGGCATCGACACCGGCGACCTGGTCTACAGCCGCGACTATACCAACGACCGCTACTTCGTCCGCGCCGACCTCCAGATCAACGACCAGCATCGTCTCGAGGCGACCTATCAGCGCCTTGAGGAATCGACGGTGCGTCCGGACGACCTGTTCACCGGCAACTCGCCCCAGGCGATCGGCGCGAACACCTTCTACAAGAGCGGCACGGTCTCCGATTATTATTCGGGCCGTCTCTACTCGCAGTGGACCGACCAGTTCTCGACCGAGCTGCGCTATTCGCGTTCGGAGATCCAGGATCTGCAGGATCCGATCGGCGGCGGCGAGGCGCAGTCGGGCAACCCGATCCCGCGCATCATCGTCGGCATCGACAACGCCACCGGCAACGACGGCGCGGTGCTCGCCGGCCCGGGCATCTCGCGCTCGGCCAACGACCTGCGCACCACGGTCGAGCAGTATCGCGCGGTCGCCAAGCTCTCGGCTGGCAACCACAACTTCAAGCTCGGCTTCGAGCTGAACAAGGCCGACCTGTTCAACCTGTTCGTGCAGAACGCGACGGGCACGCTGGTCTTCCGCAACATCAACGACCTGCGCGCCGGCCTGCTCTCGCCGGGCCTGGGCAACAACCAGACCAGCACCACGCCGGCCAACGTCGTATCGGGCCAGACCGAGGGCGCGTTCGGCAACTTCACCTCGACCGGCGACGTCACCAGCGCGGCGGCGGCGTTCGACCGCAGCATCTACTCGGCCTATCTGCAGGACGAGTGGCGCGCGACCGACGCGCTGAAGGTCACCGGCGGCGTTCGCATCGACTGGTATGACGGCGGCGCGCCCCGGCACAATCCGGTGTTCGCGCAGCGTTACGGCTTCAGCAACGGCAACGGCTTCAGCAAGCTCGAGCCGATGGTCCTGCCGCGCGTGGGCTTCACCTATGACTTCAACAACGAGGGGCTGTTCAGCCGCTCGCAGCTGGTCGGCGGCGTCGGCATCTTCTCGGGCGGCGACCCGCTGGTGTGGTTCGGCAACGCGTTCCAGAACGACGGCCGCGGCTTCGCCACCGGCAACAGCCAGGCGGCGGGCTGCCCGGCGGGCCAGATCTCGGTGCTCTCGGGCGGCCAGTTCACCGGCGTGCCGACCTGCATCCGGCAAAATGCGATCGATCTGGCCGCTGCCGGCCGCGGCAACACCCAGTCGATCGACCCGGATCTCAAGATGTCGACGGTGATCCGCGCCAACCTCGGCTTCCGCACCCAGCTGAACTTCGGCGAGAGCGGGTTCTTCAGCCGCTGGAACGCGAACCTCGACTATATCTACTCGGAGTATCGCAACCCGTTCACGCTGGTTGACCTCGCCCAGACGATCGATACCCGCAAGGGCCTGAACGGCTACACGATCGACGGCCGTCCGATCTACTCGGCGGTGGACCTGCTGCAGACGGGCTGCACCGGCCGCCTGGTCAATCCGGGCTCGCCGCCGGTCTATGCGAACGTCAACGCGGCGTGCTTCACCAACACCGCGAACCGCTTCGACGAGCTGATGCTCACCAACTCGAAGGGCTTCCGCAGCCATGTCGCGTCGTTCCTGCTTTCGAAGAACTTCGAGGGTGGCCTGATCGTCGAGAACGGCTCGACCTGGGTGTCGTTCGGCTATGCGTACACCAACTCGCATGACCGCCGGAACATGTACAACTCGACCGCCGGCTCGAACTACGACCAGACTGCGGCGTTCGACCGTCAGAACCCCGACTCCTCGCCGGGCTTCTACCAGAGCAAGCACAACTTCACCTTCGCGACGAACTTCAAGAACGAGTTCGTGGCGGACCTGGCGACCTCGTTCGGCTTCACCTTCGTGGCGCGTTCGGGCCGTCCGTACAGCCTGACTTGGACCGGCGGCGGCGCGTTCAACAACACCAACTCGGGCAACGACAACGCACTTGTCTACATCCCGACCGGTGCGAACGACCCGAACATCTCGCCGCTGTCGAACGCGACGGCGGTGGCGGACCTGGTGAAGTTCGCGAACAGCCTGGATTGCGCGAAGAAGTTCATCGGCCGCACGGTGACGCGCAACAGCTGCACCAATGACTGGTACTTCGATCTTGATCTCACGATCTCGCAGGAGCTGCCCGGACCGGGCCGCCTCTTCGGGCGCAACGACAAGATCAAGCTCTACGGGATGTTCGACAACTTCCTGAACTTCATTGACGACAGCTGGAACGTCCAGCGCCGCCGCAACTTCTACGGCGTGCAGGACATCGCCTCGCTCGGCACCACCACGGTGAACGGCGTGTCGAGCGTGGTCGATGCGCAGGGCCGCTACATCATCAACGGCTTCACCGGCGGCAGCTACCCCAACAACGGGGACACCTTGGCTGCCAACTCGTCGTTCATCACGGACAACGCGATCAACGTCTCCTCGTCGGTGTGGCGCTTCAAGATCGGCGTCAGCTACGAGTTCTGA
- a CDS encoding cysteine desulfurase family protein yields MDHAATSQMRPEAREAMIEGMLRWANPSSPHAEGRAARAALEEARERIKAALGWEGHVIFTSGASEALRIALRRAKGGRRWHSSVEHDAVLRAAPGAGVLPVNREWDVDPDAIEDALAAEDRPVIAIQWVNPETGKVQPIELYAPMIEAGGGVFVTDASQLWGLNRFPRRGQMLVISAHKLGGPIGVGALLVGDLGLLEPSGGQEFGYRGGTENLPAVLGFAAAVEAWAAKCDAADADRHQALMDMFRTLETYGAQRLTGYGETVSAISAIAMPNLSAAAQLVRFDLKGFAVSAGSACASGTLKQSRVLEAFGVEPEVAARTIRVSTGWSTTAEEIRRFTDTWIDIAMGAAAKAG; encoded by the coding sequence CTGGACCATGCCGCGACTTCGCAGATGCGCCCGGAGGCGCGAGAGGCGATGATCGAGGGCATGCTGCGCTGGGCCAATCCGTCCTCGCCGCATGCCGAGGGGCGCGCCGCGCGCGCCGCGCTGGAGGAGGCGCGCGAGCGGATCAAGGCGGCGCTGGGCTGGGAAGGACACGTCATCTTCACCAGCGGGGCGAGCGAGGCGCTGCGGATCGCGCTGCGGCGCGCGAAGGGGGGACGGCGCTGGCACAGCTCGGTCGAGCATGACGCGGTGCTGCGCGCGGCGCCGGGTGCCGGGGTGCTGCCGGTCAACCGCGAATGGGATGTCGATCCCGATGCGATCGAGGATGCGCTGGCCGCGGAAGACCGGCCGGTGATCGCGATCCAGTGGGTCAATCCCGAGACGGGCAAGGTCCAGCCGATCGAGCTTTATGCCCCGATGATCGAGGCGGGCGGAGGGGTGTTCGTGACCGATGCCTCGCAGCTCTGGGGGCTGAACCGCTTCCCGCGGCGGGGGCAGATGCTCGTGATCTCCGCGCACAAGCTCGGCGGGCCGATCGGCGTCGGCGCGCTGCTGGTCGGCGATCTCGGGCTGCTCGAGCCGTCGGGCGGTCAGGAGTTCGGCTATCGCGGTGGCACCGAGAACCTTCCGGCGGTGCTCGGCTTCGCCGCGGCGGTCGAGGCATGGGCGGCGAAGTGCGACGCGGCTGATGCGGACCGGCACCAGGCGCTGATGGACATGTTCCGCACGCTCGAAACCTATGGCGCGCAGCGTCTAACCGGCTATGGCGAAACGGTGAGCGCGATCAGCGCGATCGCGATGCCGAATCTTAGCGCCGCGGCGCAGCTGGTGCGCTTCGACTTGAAGGGCTTCGCCGTGTCGGCGGGCAGCGCCTGTGCCTCCGGCACGCTCAAGCAGAGCCGGGTGCTCGAGGCATTCGGGGTAGAGCCCGAGGTGGCGGCGCGGACGATCCGGGTGAGCACCGGCTGGTCGACCACGGCTGAGGAGATTAGGCGGTTCACCGATACGTGGATCGACATCGCTATGGGGGCAGCGGCGAAGGCAGGATGA
- a CDS encoding alpha/beta hydrolase: MPEVIIPGPEGRLEGRFSPAPRPRAPVAMILHPHPNAGGTMNNRMVQELYKTFQRRGFATLRFNFRGVGKSQGTFDNGIGELSDAASALDWVQSFHPEASTTWIAGVSFGAWIGMQLLMRRPEIRGFISVAPPANMYDFTFLAPCPSSGIIIQGEADEVVTPSAVQKLVDKLRTQKHITIHHDTIPGANHFFEHEMDQLMGSVDKYLDMRLDPNSPIR, from the coding sequence TTGCCCGAAGTCATCATCCCCGGTCCCGAAGGCCGTCTCGAAGGCCGTTTCTCCCCCGCACCGCGCCCGCGCGCGCCCGTCGCGATGATCCTCCACCCGCATCCCAATGCGGGCGGGACGATGAACAACCGCATGGTGCAGGAGCTCTACAAGACCTTTCAGCGCCGCGGCTTCGCGACGCTGCGCTTCAACTTCCGTGGCGTCGGCAAGAGCCAGGGCACGTTCGACAACGGCATCGGCGAGCTGTCCGACGCCGCGAGCGCGCTCGACTGGGTACAGAGCTTCCATCCCGAGGCCTCGACCACCTGGATCGCGGGCGTCAGCTTCGGCGCATGGATCGGCATGCAGCTGCTGATGCGCCGCCCGGAGATCCGCGGTTTCATCTCGGTCGCACCGCCAGCGAACATGTACGACTTCACCTTCCTCGCCCCCTGCCCCTCCTCGGGCATCATCATTCAGGGCGAGGCGGACGAGGTGGTGACGCCGAGCGCGGTCCAGAAGCTGGTCGACAAGCTGCGCACCCAGAAGCACATCACCATCCATCACGACACCATCCCGGGCGCGAACCATTTCTTCGAGCACGAGATGGATCAGCTGATGGGCAGCGTGGACAAGTATCTGGACATGCGGCTCGACCCCAACTCGCCGATTCGGTGA
- the bla gene encoding class A beta-lactamase, producing the protein MMTPTRRDMIAGAAALAAFPATALAQKKSALERIREETGGRLGLAVYDSGTGRRFFDGAEARYAMCSTFKVPLAAAVLARADRGEIDLAREIRFSEADVLSHAPVVKANLAKGALPIETLLQAAVEVSDNSAANLVFGQISGPRGLTKFIRSTGDVITRSDRDEPTLNIVRNGEVRDTTTPQAMLWLLNALLLGETLSPASRTKLIGWMEASPTGKERLRAGLPKSWRVGDKTGTSGEGYVNDVAIAVPPGRKPILITCYMDAPMLPLAQANAAHVKVGELVGLLFA; encoded by the coding sequence ATGATGACACCGACTCGCCGCGACATGATCGCGGGCGCCGCCGCGCTCGCTGCTTTCCCCGCCACCGCGCTCGCGCAGAAGAAGAGCGCGCTGGAGCGCATCCGCGAGGAGACCGGCGGGCGGCTCGGCCTCGCGGTCTATGACAGCGGTACCGGGCGGCGCTTCTTCGACGGTGCGGAAGCGCGATACGCGATGTGCTCGACCTTCAAGGTGCCGCTCGCCGCGGCGGTGCTGGCGCGCGCCGACCGCGGCGAGATCGACCTCGCGCGCGAGATTCGCTTCAGCGAGGCGGACGTGCTCAGTCATGCGCCGGTGGTGAAGGCGAACCTCGCCAAGGGCGCGCTGCCGATCGAGACGCTGCTCCAGGCGGCGGTCGAGGTGAGCGACAACAGCGCGGCGAACCTCGTCTTCGGCCAGATCTCGGGCCCGCGCGGGCTCACCAAGTTCATCCGCTCGACAGGCGATGTGATCACGCGTTCCGACCGCGACGAGCCGACGCTCAACATCGTCCGCAACGGCGAGGTGCGCGACACCACCACGCCGCAGGCGATGCTGTGGCTGCTCAACGCGCTGCTGCTCGGCGAGACGCTGTCGCCCGCTTCCCGCACCAAGCTCATCGGCTGGATGGAAGCCTCGCCCACCGGCAAGGAGCGCCTTCGCGCGGGCCTGCCCAAGAGTTGGCGCGTCGGCGACAAGACCGGCACCAGCGGCGAGGGCTATGTCAACGACGTCGCGATCGCCGTGCCGCCGGGGCGCAAGCCGATCCTGATCACCTGCTACATGGACGCGCCGATGCTGCCGCTGGCCCAGGCCAACGCGGCGCATGTCAAGGTTGGCGAGCTGGTGGGGCTGCTGTTCGCCTGA
- a CDS encoding NIPSNAP family protein: protein MPREIIVLAALAVAAPAPAQNHVVPAPVYQLRIYELYPQTKAAFHDRFRDHAMRIMKRHGFKIVSMWETGTADKPQFAYLLRWPSEDRMKAAWAAFMADEEWARIKRETPAAHRPIVGEIQDRTMRLTDYSPPM, encoded by the coding sequence ATGCCGCGAGAAATCATCGTGCTTGCCGCACTCGCAGTTGCAGCGCCGGCCCCGGCGCAGAACCACGTTGTCCCTGCGCCGGTCTATCAGCTGCGCATCTACGAGCTTTATCCGCAGACCAAGGCGGCATTCCACGACCGCTTCCGCGACCACGCCATGCGGATCATGAAGCGGCACGGGTTCAAGATCGTGTCGATGTGGGAGACGGGCACGGCGGACAAGCCGCAATTCGCCTATCTGCTGCGCTGGCCGAGCGAAGACCGGATGAAGGCGGCCTGGGCCGCGTTCATGGCAGACGAGGAATGGGCACGGATCAAGCGCGAGACCCCGGCCGCGCACCGCCCGATCGTCGGCGAGATCCAGGATCGCACGATGCGCCTGACCGACTATTCCCCGCCGATGTGA
- a CDS encoding ferredoxin--NADP reductase — protein sequence MSDRNHIPLAPSAALTVETVTSVRHWNEHLFSFTITRPQSFRFRSGEFVMLGLPGEGRPLLRAYSISSPAYAEELEFLSIKVPDGPLTSRLQLVQPGDQVFLGRKPTGTLVTDALLPGKRLFFLSTGTGLAPFLSLARDPDVYDLFGQVLLVHSVRRVSDLAFRTELEAQLAGDPLVQDQALLQFGYLPTVTREPFPTNQRIGTLIENGALFGPQMGGPKHLDPETDRIMLCGSMEMIKDLSAMLDGLGFEEGSNAKPGHYVIERAFVG from the coding sequence ATGAGTGACCGCAACCACATCCCCCTCGCCCCCTCGGCGGCGCTGACGGTCGAGACCGTGACCAGCGTGCGTCACTGGAACGAGCATCTGTTCAGCTTCACCATCACGCGCCCGCAGAGCTTCCGCTTCCGTTCGGGCGAGTTCGTCATGCTCGGCCTGCCGGGTGAGGGCCGCCCGCTGCTGCGCGCCTATTCGATCTCGAGCCCTGCCTATGCCGAGGAACTCGAATTCCTGTCGATCAAGGTGCCCGACGGCCCGCTGACCTCGCGGCTCCAGCTCGTCCAGCCCGGCGACCAGGTCTTCCTCGGCCGCAAGCCCACCGGCACGCTCGTCACCGACGCGCTGCTGCCCGGCAAGCGGCTGTTCTTCCTGTCGACCGGCACCGGCCTCGCACCGTTCCTGAGCCTCGCGCGCGATCCCGACGTGTACGACCTGTTCGGCCAGGTGCTGCTGGTCCATTCGGTGCGCCGCGTCAGCGACCTCGCTTTCCGCACCGAGCTCGAGGCGCAACTCGCCGGCGACCCGCTGGTGCAGGACCAGGCGCTGCTCCAGTTCGGCTATCTCCCCACCGTGACGCGCGAGCCCTTCCCGACCAACCAGCGCATCGGCACGCTGATCGAGAATGGCGCGCTGTTCGGCCCGCAGATGGGCGGCCCCAAACATCTCGACCCGGAGACCGACCGCATCATGCTGTGCGGCAGCATGGAGATGATCAAGGACCTCTCCGCGATGCTCGATGGCCTCGGGTTCGAGGAGGGCTCGAACGCCAAGCCGGGCCACTATGTGATCGAGCGCGCGTTCGTGGGGTGA
- a CDS encoding cysteine desulfurase family protein → MTYLDYQATTPLAPEALEAMRSWLSDDFANPHSAHAPGRKAKAAVEVAREAVADLMPDNGTVSFTSGATEALNWAIKGSTGPIVTIATEHAAVLDTVAAEAWRGREVTVLSVGSDGLVDLTAARTAIRPGTGLVAVMLVNNEIGTIQPLEELATLAKQAGALLLCDAVQGYGREIIPETCDLVAVSAHKIHGPKGVGALWVRDGVTLEPLLHGGGQEPGGRSGTLSPALCAGFGAAATLAKQRFGADRGHVAQLHRKAYQALGGAGWALNGSQGERYPGNLNMRYPGLDVARLMSDLRDIAFSAGSACASGSGRPSHVLKAIGLSDADARSSIRLGFGRYTTEEELLGAVERIDAAAREQRFAA, encoded by the coding sequence ATGACCTATCTCGACTATCAGGCAACCACCCCGCTCGCGCCCGAGGCGCTGGAGGCGATGCGCAGCTGGCTGAGCGACGACTTCGCCAACCCGCATTCGGCGCACGCGCCCGGGCGCAAGGCCAAGGCCGCGGTCGAGGTTGCGCGCGAGGCGGTCGCCGACCTGATGCCCGACAATGGCACCGTCAGCTTCACCAGCGGCGCGACCGAGGCATTGAACTGGGCGATCAAGGGCAGCACCGGCCCGATCGTGACGATCGCCACCGAGCATGCCGCGGTGCTCGATACCGTCGCGGCCGAAGCGTGGCGCGGGCGCGAGGTGACGGTGCTGTCGGTGGGCAGCGACGGGCTGGTCGATCTGACCGCGGCGCGCACCGCGATCAGGCCGGGCACGGGCCTCGTCGCGGTGATGCTGGTCAACAACGAGATCGGCACGATCCAGCCGCTCGAGGAACTGGCGACGCTGGCCAAGCAGGCCGGCGCGCTGCTGCTGTGCGACGCGGTGCAGGGCTATGGCCGCGAGATCATCCCCGAGACATGCGATCTGGTCGCGGTATCGGCGCACAAGATCCACGGACCCAAGGGCGTCGGCGCGTTGTGGGTCCGCGACGGCGTGACGCTGGAGCCATTGCTCCACGGCGGCGGACAGGAGCCGGGCGGGCGTTCGGGCACGCTCTCGCCGGCGCTGTGCGCGGGGTTCGGCGCGGCCGCCACGCTCGCCAAGCAGCGCTTCGGCGCCGACCGCGGGCATGTCGCGCAGCTGCATCGCAAGGCCTATCAGGCGCTGGGCGGGGCTGGCTGGGCGCTCAACGGCTCGCAGGGCGAGCGTTACCCCGGCAATCTCAACATGCGTTACCCCGGCCTCGACGTCGCGCGGCTGATGTCCGATTTGCGCGACATCGCCTTCTCGGCCGGCTCGGCCTGCGCCAGCGGATCGGGGCGGCCGAGCCATGTGCTCAAGGCGATCGGCCTGTCCGACGCCGACGCGCGGTCGAGCATCCGGCTCGGCTTCGGCCGCTACACCACCGAGGAGGAACTGCTCGGCGCGGTCGAACGGATCGACGCCGCGGCGCGCGAGCAGAGGTTCGCCGCATGA
- a CDS encoding 2Fe-2S iron-sulfur cluster-binding protein: MIRVRFLTPDGDLACEAEAAPGDRLLELGQAKGMPLEGTCEGQMACSTCHVIVDPEDFDRLPRASEEEEDMLDLAVGATRTSRLSCQIVLDPSLDGLTVRLPSEHRDMQGR; encoded by the coding sequence ATGATCCGCGTGCGCTTCCTCACCCCCGACGGCGACCTCGCCTGCGAGGCCGAGGCGGCGCCGGGTGACCGGCTGCTCGAGTTGGGGCAGGCCAAGGGCATGCCGCTCGAGGGGACGTGCGAGGGGCAGATGGCCTGTTCGACCTGCCACGTCATCGTCGACCCGGAAGATTTCGACCGGCTGCCGCGCGCCAGCGAGGAGGAAGAAGACATGCTCGACCTCGCGGTGGGCGCGACGCGCACCAGCCGGCTTTCGTGCCAGATCGTGCTCGATCCGTCGCTCGACGGATTGACGGTCAGGCTCCCGTCAGAACATCGCGATATGCAGGGACGATGA